Proteins from one Amycolatopsis benzoatilytica AK 16/65 genomic window:
- a CDS encoding GlxA family transcriptional regulator yields the protein MAVHRVAVLALDGVTPLDLAIPAQIFNARPETPYEMTLCGLTRTVSTTAGFGLAPDGGLREVRAADTVIVPGFEPLVRPPEAVLDVLAQARSRGKRVVSICTGAFALAAAGVLDGLHATTHWRHLDELERDFPGVTVDRDVLYVDEGEVLTSAGVCCGIDLCLHIVRRDLGAVPANQIARGLVAAPHRDGGQAQYVPAPVAAAGEASLSTTRAWALRRLGEPLSLRVLAQHAGVSQRTFMRRFADETGTTPLQWLLNARLGKARELLETTTQSVDEVARNCGLGTAVNLRQHFRRALGTTPTAYRRTFAQASGS from the coding sequence ATGGCAGTCCATCGAGTCGCGGTGCTGGCGCTGGACGGGGTCACGCCGCTCGATCTGGCGATTCCGGCACAGATCTTCAACGCCCGCCCGGAAACCCCGTACGAGATGACGCTGTGCGGCCTCACCCGGACGGTCTCCACCACCGCCGGTTTCGGGCTGGCACCGGACGGCGGCTTGCGTGAGGTGCGCGCCGCGGACACGGTGATCGTGCCAGGTTTCGAGCCCCTGGTACGCCCGCCCGAGGCCGTGCTCGACGTGCTGGCTCAGGCCCGCTCGCGGGGCAAGCGGGTGGTGTCGATTTGCACCGGCGCGTTCGCGCTCGCCGCGGCAGGGGTCCTGGACGGCCTGCACGCCACCACGCACTGGCGCCACCTCGACGAGCTCGAACGCGATTTTCCCGGTGTCACAGTTGATCGCGATGTGCTCTACGTCGACGAAGGGGAGGTGCTCACCTCAGCGGGAGTGTGCTGCGGCATAGACCTTTGCCTGCACATCGTGCGCCGCGACCTCGGAGCCGTGCCCGCGAACCAGATCGCACGCGGTCTGGTAGCCGCCCCCCACCGCGACGGCGGGCAAGCGCAGTACGTGCCCGCCCCGGTCGCGGCAGCTGGCGAAGCGTCGCTCTCGACCACCCGCGCCTGGGCACTGCGCCGTCTCGGCGAGCCGCTCTCGCTGCGCGTACTCGCACAGCACGCGGGCGTCTCGCAACGCACCTTCATGCGCCGGTTCGCCGACGAGACAGGCACGACCCCGCTCCAGTGGCTGCTCAACGCCCGGCTTGGCAAAGCGCGTGAGCTGCTGGAAACCACGACGCAGTCAGTGGACGAGGTGGCGCGCAACTGCGGCCTCGGCACAGCCGTCAATCTACGACAGCACTTTCGCCGCGCCCTGGGCACGACGCCTACCGCGTACCGGCGCACCTTCGCACAGGCGAGCGGCAGCTAG
- a CDS encoding Rid family hydrolase, whose translation MTKYAVEIPEGSEVFGEARAAFERFGYSAAVRSHGQLFIAGTIGRRADGTIPEDIEEQTEIAIRRIEEILRLENLGLSDLVDVTSYHVDLHKHLAGFSAAKARLVKPPYPTWSLIGVSALASPGLLVEIRATACYPAAE comes from the coding sequence GTGACCAAGTACGCCGTCGAAATCCCCGAAGGCTCCGAAGTGTTCGGCGAGGCCAGGGCGGCCTTCGAGCGATTCGGCTATTCCGCGGCCGTCCGCTCGCACGGCCAGCTGTTCATCGCGGGCACGATCGGTCGGCGCGCCGACGGAACCATCCCGGAGGACATCGAAGAACAGACCGAGATCGCCATCCGGCGCATCGAAGAAATCCTGCGGCTGGAGAACCTCGGCCTCAGCGACCTCGTCGACGTCACCAGCTACCACGTCGACCTGCACAAGCACCTGGCCGGCTTCAGCGCGGCCAAAGCGCGTCTGGTGAAACCGCCCTACCCGACCTGGTCGCTCATCGGTGTCAGCGCACTGGCGAGTCCCGGTCTGCTCGTGGAGATCCGGGCGACCGCCTGTTACCCCGCCGCGGAGTAG
- a CDS encoding sensor histidine kinase, whose protein sequence is MTSGRATSLPGGGDLLPGLAFAAAAATVAGVIAGYHGGPWTGCATAAVAGAAAAWWRARPTLALLTGFAMYAADLVLGAVPTPVFLPLAGTFVAAVVFGRRQVAYAVLAAGYALAVVVPVPGWNAPSTASAAGLAAWFLVLAAAAEVVRVRRQARQSREAELAGEARTRQEQALRRAGDERLRIARDLHDVLAHQLALITVQANAGLALLPRDPRAVEQALTAIKDAGNSALGEVRAVLDALRAPEAGGAPYRPSPRLSRPSDLAELLDGARTAGLRVAADIGDPLPDLPALVDQAAYRIAQEAVTNAIRHAGAGATVRLRCVAVDDRLELTVTDDGGGHPASRALGGGNGLPGMRERAAAFGGALTAGPVAGGYRVAAVLPIGGAR, encoded by the coding sequence GTGACATCTGGTCGGGCAACGAGTTTGCCGGGCGGCGGGGATCTGCTGCCCGGCTTGGCCTTCGCGGCGGCCGCCGCGACGGTGGCCGGAGTGATCGCCGGGTACCACGGCGGGCCGTGGACAGGGTGCGCCACCGCCGCCGTGGCGGGGGCGGCCGCGGCGTGGTGGCGGGCGCGGCCCACGCTCGCCTTGCTGACCGGATTCGCCATGTACGCGGCGGATCTGGTGCTGGGCGCGGTGCCGACACCGGTGTTTCTGCCGCTGGCCGGCACTTTCGTCGCCGCGGTGGTGTTCGGCCGCCGGCAGGTTGCCTACGCGGTGCTCGCCGCAGGGTACGCGTTGGCCGTCGTCGTCCCGGTGCCCGGCTGGAACGCGCCGAGCACGGCTTCGGCGGCTGGGCTGGCCGCGTGGTTTCTCGTGCTCGCCGCCGCCGCGGAAGTGGTGCGGGTACGGCGGCAGGCGCGTCAGTCCCGCGAGGCCGAACTGGCCGGGGAAGCGCGCACCCGCCAGGAACAAGCATTGCGCCGCGCCGGGGACGAACGCCTGCGGATCGCGCGTGATCTGCACGACGTGCTCGCTCACCAGCTGGCCCTGATCACGGTCCAAGCCAATGCCGGGCTTGCCCTGCTGCCGCGTGATCCCCGAGCCGTCGAGCAGGCGCTGACCGCGATCAAGGACGCCGGCAACTCCGCGCTCGGAGAGGTGCGCGCGGTGCTGGACGCGCTCCGCGCTCCCGAAGCCGGGGGAGCCCCGTACCGCCCGAGCCCGCGGCTTTCCCGACCCAGCGACCTCGCTGAACTGCTCGACGGAGCGCGCACGGCGGGGCTGCGCGTGGCTGCCGACATCGGGGACCCGCTGCCGGATCTGCCCGCGCTGGTGGACCAGGCCGCGTACCGGATCGCGCAGGAGGCGGTCACGAACGCGATCCGGCACGCGGGCGCGGGGGCGACGGTGCGGCTTCGCTGCGTCGCCGTCGACGATCGGCTGGAGCTGACCGTGACCGACGACGGCGGCGGACACCCGGCGAGCCGGGCTCTTGGGGGCGGCAACGGACTGCCCGGGATGCGCGAACGCGCCGCGGCGTTCGGCGGGGCGCTCACGGCCGGCCCGGTGGCCGGCGGCTACCGGGTCGCCGCGGTCCTGCCGATCGGCGGTGCCCGGTGA
- a CDS encoding response regulator transcription factor, translating into MTASGPVRVVLADDQVLVRAGIRVLLETRPDLVVAGEADDGETALKLVRELRPDVVLMDIRMPGLDGLAATRRIAADPRCAATRVVMLTTFDLDEYVFEALRQGAAGFLVKNSEPDELVRGVRAAAAGDALLAPGVARRLIAEYAARRRPVPAAAAAIAALTEREREVLALAGTGLSNADIAARLRVSPLTAKTHVSRIMGKLSVRDRAGLVVLAYETGLVRPGWTAE; encoded by the coding sequence GTGACCGCGTCCGGCCCGGTCCGGGTGGTCCTCGCCGACGACCAGGTGCTGGTGCGTGCCGGGATCCGGGTGCTGCTGGAGACCCGCCCGGACCTCGTGGTGGCGGGCGAAGCCGACGACGGCGAAACCGCGCTGAAGCTGGTGCGGGAACTGCGCCCCGACGTGGTCCTCATGGACATCCGCATGCCCGGTCTCGACGGGCTCGCCGCGACCCGGCGGATCGCCGCGGACCCGCGGTGCGCCGCGACCCGCGTCGTCATGCTCACCACGTTCGACCTCGACGAGTACGTGTTCGAGGCGCTGCGCCAGGGCGCGGCGGGATTCCTGGTGAAGAACAGCGAACCGGACGAGCTCGTCCGGGGCGTGCGGGCGGCCGCTGCCGGGGACGCGCTGCTCGCACCCGGGGTCGCGCGCCGGCTGATCGCCGAGTACGCCGCGCGAAGGAGACCGGTTCCAGCGGCCGCCGCGGCGATCGCCGCACTGACCGAGCGGGAACGCGAAGTCCTCGCCCTCGCCGGCACCGGACTGTCCAATGCGGACATCGCCGCCCGATTGCGCGTGAGTCCGTTGACCGCCAAGACCCATGTCTCGCGCATCATGGGCAAGCTTTCGGTCCGCGATCGGGCGGGACTGGTCGTGCTGGCGTACGAGACCGGTCTGGTCCGGCCTGGCTGGACCGCCGAGTGA
- a CDS encoding ABC transporter substrate-binding protein, whose amino-acid sequence MRTIDLAYVGRGLHEELVAYIADQEDFYAEEGVHVALRDGVAWDEERLRKGATIGLGRALLSRLTSGIPWVALSVNTHRPLFWFLARPGLTSLADLAGRRLAVHAPHTAPGCFARIVLRQAGLDPDRDVDCVVRHPGDYGMDLRQLRDGTIDAAYVGSTLAPEAIAAEYGWHVLAWVGDHFRIPTVGVAVDPTHVDPDDPAVQAVVRAHRRALRVIHDDPDTAIGHLRTFLGRHTLDEARAHYKTFIAPYFTTDGQADLAAGAAAITAVATELGVPETIAAAEFYRTTAN is encoded by the coding sequence ATGCGCACCATCGATCTTGCTTACGTCGGCCGCGGCCTGCACGAGGAACTCGTCGCCTACATCGCCGACCAGGAGGATTTCTACGCCGAGGAGGGAGTGCACGTCGCGCTGCGCGACGGCGTCGCCTGGGACGAGGAGCGGTTGCGCAAAGGGGCCACCATCGGGCTGGGCCGTGCGCTGCTGTCCCGGCTGACCAGCGGCATCCCCTGGGTCGCGCTGAGCGTCAACACGCACCGCCCGCTGTTCTGGTTCCTCGCCCGTCCCGGCCTGACATCGTTGGCCGACCTGGCTGGCCGCCGGCTCGCGGTGCACGCTCCGCACACCGCGCCCGGCTGCTTCGCCCGCATCGTGCTCCGCCAGGCCGGGCTGGATCCGGACCGCGACGTCGACTGCGTCGTCCGGCATCCCGGCGACTACGGCATGGACCTGCGCCAGCTGCGCGACGGCACGATCGACGCCGCCTACGTCGGCAGCACCCTGGCACCGGAGGCCATCGCCGCCGAGTACGGCTGGCACGTGCTGGCCTGGGTCGGCGACCACTTCCGGATTCCCACCGTGGGCGTGGCCGTCGACCCGACCCACGTCGACCCGGACGACCCCGCGGTGCAGGCGGTCGTGCGCGCCCACCGGCGTGCGCTGAGGGTGATCCACGACGATCCGGACACCGCGATCGGGCACCTCCGCACCTTCCTGGGGCGGCACACCCTCGACGAGGCACGCGCCCACTACAAGACTTTCATCGCACCGTATTTCACTACCGACGGCCAGGCCGACCTCGCCGCCGGAGCGGCCGCGATCACCGCGGTCGCCACCGAACTCGGGGTACCGGAAACCATTGCCGCGGCGGAGTTTTACCGCACCACGGCCAACTGA
- a CDS encoding HD domain-containing protein, whose amino-acid sequence MPGTTSTPSAAELTALPGSPLAAAVVRLIRPVETPSVFNHSIRTYLFARLVAPRLALAAGRDYDDDLLFAACAMHDLGLAADGPHVQRFEVEGADRAAEFLVSKGVSTSDADEVWQAIALHTSSGIAERRGTLCVLVREGLAVDFGGLLATGRADAVTEEQAAAVHAGYPRLDMVSSLTDAIVAQAAKNPGNSPRYSIPGEFLRERQEFGRTRMEHACRSSRWGN is encoded by the coding sequence ATGCCCGGAACCACTTCCACGCCCTCGGCGGCCGAGTTAACCGCGCTGCCCGGCTCGCCGCTCGCCGCCGCCGTGGTGCGGCTCATCCGGCCGGTCGAGACGCCGTCGGTGTTCAACCACAGCATCCGCACCTACTTGTTCGCACGCCTGGTCGCGCCTCGGCTGGCGCTGGCCGCGGGCCGCGACTACGACGACGATCTGCTGTTCGCTGCGTGCGCCATGCACGACCTCGGCCTGGCCGCGGACGGCCCGCACGTTCAGCGATTCGAAGTCGAGGGTGCGGACCGAGCAGCGGAATTCCTCGTCTCAAAAGGAGTGTCCACATCGGATGCCGACGAAGTGTGGCAGGCGATCGCCCTGCACACCTCCTCCGGCATCGCCGAACGCCGCGGCACGTTGTGCGTGCTCGTCCGGGAAGGTCTCGCCGTGGACTTCGGAGGACTGCTGGCCACCGGTCGGGCCGACGCCGTCACCGAGGAGCAGGCCGCCGCTGTTCACGCCGGGTACCCGCGGCTCGACATGGTCAGTTCGCTCACCGACGCGATCGTCGCGCAAGCCGCGAAGAACCCGGGAAACTCGCCCCGCTACTCGATTCCCGGCGAATTCCTGCGCGAACGACAGGAGTTCGGCCGGACCCGGATGGAACACGCCTGCCGATCGTCCCGTTGGGGCAACTGA
- a CDS encoding SDR family oxidoreductase, with translation MKTSVIGTGLIGSQVIERLTAAGHDATGHSRSTGLDLLTGDGLDDALRGADVVVNVTNSPTFDDASIDFFRTTVTTLLAAAQAADVGHIVTLSIVGVDQVPDLAYYRAKTLQEKLVEAGPIPYSIVRATQFMEFVAPTMDWTTDGEVVRLPATPIQPISSAEVAAAVAEVAAGTPLRGIRDIAGPDVFPLDELGRLTLEATGDHRHVVTDETAGLFAAVKGNALLAPESAHLASTHYRDWLRSH, from the coding sequence ATGAAAACCTCCGTCATCGGCACCGGGCTCATCGGCTCCCAGGTAATCGAGCGGCTCACCGCGGCTGGACACGACGCCACCGGGCACTCCCGTTCGACCGGCCTCGACCTGCTCACCGGCGATGGGCTGGACGACGCGCTGCGCGGCGCCGACGTGGTCGTGAACGTGACCAACTCGCCGACCTTCGACGACGCCTCCATCGACTTCTTCCGCACTACGGTCACCACCCTGCTGGCCGCGGCGCAGGCAGCCGACGTCGGGCATATCGTGACGCTGTCGATCGTCGGCGTGGACCAGGTTCCTGACCTCGCCTACTACCGGGCCAAGACTCTCCAGGAGAAACTGGTCGAAGCCGGGCCGATCCCGTACTCGATCGTGCGCGCCACCCAGTTCATGGAGTTCGTCGCGCCGACTATGGACTGGACCACCGACGGCGAGGTCGTGCGCCTGCCGGCCACCCCGATCCAGCCGATCAGCTCAGCCGAGGTCGCCGCCGCAGTCGCCGAGGTCGCCGCCGGCACGCCGCTGCGGGGCATCCGCGACATCGCCGGTCCCGACGTCTTCCCCCTCGACGAACTCGGCCGCCTCACGCTGGAAGCCACTGGCGACCACCGCCACGTCGTCACCGACGAAACCGCCGGCTTGTTCGCCGCGGTCAAAGGCAATGCGCTGCTCGCACCCGAAAGCGCGCACCTGGCCAGCACCCACTACCGCGACTGGCTTCGATCGCACTGA
- a CDS encoding SDR family NAD(P)-dependent oxidoreductase, whose product MTRTAGRVALVTGASSGIGAATARLLAERGMRVVVNYLRSDQAAKQVVADIEAAGGQGMAVQADVRETAAVHAMTEQVRAAWGGVEVLVHNALTPYAIKSFQDMTWDELGGKLDDELRAAFTVTKAVLPAMTEQRRGRLIYLGTGLSRQPRAGMIALGTAKAALAQFARYLAQELGPQGITVNVVEPGPVTETRISKALDDEQRNRQIAATPLGRLAVPSDVAKAVAFYASDDNAFMTGTTAAVNGGLAMY is encoded by the coding sequence ATGACCAGGACAGCCGGCAGGGTCGCACTCGTGACCGGGGCCAGCAGCGGAATCGGCGCGGCCACCGCGCGCCTGCTCGCCGAACGCGGCATGCGCGTGGTGGTCAACTACCTGCGCAGCGACCAGGCGGCCAAGCAGGTAGTCGCCGACATCGAGGCGGCCGGCGGCCAGGGCATGGCCGTGCAAGCCGACGTGCGCGAGACCGCGGCGGTCCACGCCATGACCGAACAGGTCCGGGCCGCCTGGGGCGGCGTCGAGGTGCTGGTCCACAACGCGCTCACCCCCTACGCGATCAAATCGTTCCAGGACATGACCTGGGACGAGCTCGGCGGCAAACTCGACGACGAGCTCCGCGCCGCTTTCACGGTCACCAAGGCCGTCCTGCCCGCGATGACCGAACAGCGGCGCGGGCGGCTGATCTACCTCGGCACCGGCCTGAGCCGCCAGCCTCGCGCCGGCATGATCGCGCTGGGCACCGCCAAGGCCGCGCTTGCCCAGTTCGCCCGCTACCTCGCCCAGGAACTGGGCCCGCAGGGCATCACGGTCAACGTCGTCGAACCCGGCCCGGTGACCGAAACCAGGATCTCCAAGGCGCTCGACGACGAGCAGCGGAACCGGCAGATCGCCGCGACTCCGCTGGGCCGGCTGGCCGTCCCCTCCGACGTCGCCAAGGCGGTTGCCTTCTACGCCAGCGACGACAACGCCTTCATGACCGGCACCACCGCCGCGGTCAACGGCGGCCTGGCGATGTACTGA
- a CDS encoding nitroreductase, which produces MDVYEAVTSRRAVRRFTDREVPREVLERVLATAAWSPSGSNLQPWHTYVLTGEPLAALKSRAGERAAAGDPWDDPEYQMYPPDLPSPYRERRSDFGEKRYGALGISRDDWDARRRAATENWECFGAPAALFCYLDRDMGLPQWSDVGMYLQTVMLLLRAEGLHSCAQMAWSVYHRTVAEILSPPEGLILYCGMSIGYEDGTVDPARVGRAPLTETVTFVDEPSPSTTLKDLS; this is translated from the coding sequence ATGGACGTCTACGAAGCGGTCACCAGCCGGCGAGCGGTGCGCCGATTCACCGACCGGGAGGTGCCGAGGGAGGTGCTGGAGCGCGTGCTGGCCACGGCGGCGTGGTCGCCGTCCGGCTCGAATCTCCAGCCCTGGCATACCTACGTGCTGACCGGCGAGCCGCTCGCTGCGCTCAAGTCGCGCGCGGGCGAGCGGGCAGCCGCCGGCGACCCCTGGGACGATCCGGAATACCAGATGTACCCGCCGGATTTGCCGTCGCCCTATCGCGAGCGTCGTTCCGATTTCGGCGAGAAGCGTTATGGCGCACTGGGCATCTCGCGCGACGACTGGGACGCGCGCCGCCGGGCGGCCACCGAGAACTGGGAGTGTTTCGGCGCGCCCGCCGCCCTGTTCTGCTACCTCGACCGCGACATGGGCCTGCCGCAATGGTCCGACGTCGGCATGTATCTGCAAACCGTCATGCTGCTGCTGCGCGCCGAAGGTCTGCACAGCTGCGCCCAGATGGCCTGGTCGGTCTATCACCGGACCGTCGCCGAGATCCTGTCCCCGCCCGAGGGACTGATCCTCTACTGCGGCATGTCGATCGGGTACGAGGACGGCACGGTCGATCCCGCCCGGGTGGGCCGGGCGCCGCTGACCGAAACGGTCACGTTCGTTGACGAACCATCACCATCAACCACACTTAAGGACCTGTCATGA
- a CDS encoding TetR/AcrR family transcriptional regulator, translating to METKIVSSGSDQRRAELILDAAGQLFLAPGPGRVSMDDLARDLGMAKKTIYRHFPDKHSLLTAVLDRQFDAIERTVLAVAEETRDKPFGEQVRQFLIAAGSELDRIGAAQLATGRGDAVLRRYVEQRIDAVIYQRLDALFRDGHRRGLLSAPPKLLGEITRGAVERLLNSQLPRELDCTAADLLQITVDTVLYGAIRPGSESEATP from the coding sequence ATGGAAACCAAGATAGTTTCCTCAGGTTCAGACCAGCGGCGGGCCGAGCTGATCCTCGACGCGGCCGGCCAGCTGTTCCTCGCCCCGGGGCCAGGGCGGGTGAGCATGGACGATCTCGCCCGTGACCTGGGGATGGCCAAGAAGACGATCTATCGGCATTTCCCTGACAAACACAGCCTGCTCACCGCGGTGCTCGACCGGCAATTCGACGCGATCGAGCGCACCGTGCTCGCGGTCGCCGAGGAAACCCGGGACAAGCCGTTCGGCGAGCAGGTCCGGCAGTTCCTGATCGCGGCAGGCAGCGAGCTCGACCGGATCGGCGCGGCCCAGCTCGCGACCGGACGCGGCGACGCGGTTCTGCGCCGGTACGTGGAACAGCGCATCGACGCGGTGATCTACCAGCGGCTCGATGCGCTGTTCCGGGACGGGCACCGGCGCGGGCTGCTCTCCGCACCGCCGAAACTCCTCGGCGAGATCACTCGCGGCGCCGTGGAGCGGCTGCTCAACTCGCAGCTGCCGCGCGAACTCGACTGCACCGCCGCCGACCTGCTGCAGATAACCGTCGACACCGTCCTCTACGGGGCGATCCGCCCCGGCAGCGAAAGTGAGGCCACCCCATGA
- a CDS encoding carboxylesterase/lipase family protein, translating to MTAFRRMRRTGLAVAVTGALLAGVPGSASAAQPDLVRVDDGLLRGSVAGEHRTFAGIPFAAPPTGDRRWRAPAPVSRWHGIRPATAAGNACPQPATDGAGRRTVIGDEDCLYLNVTTPAEPGHSRRPVLVWVPGGGFLTGAGSDYDPARLAVEGDVVVVTVNYRLGALGFLDEPAFGGQWAGNYGLADQQAALRWVRANIHAFGGDSRNVTLAGQSAGAFSVCAQLASPAARGLFDKAIVQSGPCGNNFVSQPDAQRRGDRFAAGLGCTAPADVAACLRAVPAATLAGQDTADAFRADNRLQDLPWSPVAGTTALPRQPLDALRAGAAAGVPLIQGVDRDEVRPFVALENDARGKPVTAASYPVALRALFGPGSGRVLAEYPADRFPTPGIALATMLTDRGAKLGACPAAAADRAAARYAPVYAYEFAQDDGQRILDFPLGAAHGSELPYLFDGTFAGPRATPPSAERISLARQLIGYWSAFARTGDPASAGSPRWPRYRPDAAMPSFTAAGIGRIDFTAEHHCPFWESVRR from the coding sequence ATGACCGCTTTTCGAAGGATGCGCCGCACCGGGCTGGCTGTCGCGGTGACCGGTGCGCTGCTCGCGGGCGTGCCCGGCTCGGCGTCGGCCGCGCAGCCCGATCTGGTACGGGTCGACGACGGCCTGCTGCGAGGCTCCGTCGCCGGCGAACACCGGACGTTCGCGGGGATTCCGTTCGCCGCACCGCCCACCGGCGACCGCCGATGGCGAGCCCCGGCACCAGTTTCTCGCTGGCACGGGATCCGCCCCGCTACCGCTGCGGGGAACGCCTGCCCGCAACCCGCGACCGACGGGGCGGGCCGGCGGACCGTCATCGGCGACGAAGACTGCCTGTACCTGAACGTCACCACTCCGGCAGAGCCCGGGCACTCGCGGCGCCCCGTTCTGGTCTGGGTTCCCGGCGGCGGGTTCCTCACTGGCGCCGGAAGCGACTACGACCCGGCCCGGCTGGCCGTAGAAGGCGACGTCGTAGTCGTCACCGTCAACTACCGGCTGGGCGCGCTGGGGTTCCTCGACGAGCCCGCGTTCGGCGGGCAATGGGCGGGCAATTACGGGCTCGCCGACCAGCAAGCAGCGCTGCGGTGGGTCCGCGCGAACATCCACGCGTTCGGCGGTGACAGCCGCAACGTCACTCTCGCCGGTCAGTCGGCGGGCGCGTTCAGCGTCTGTGCACAGCTCGCCTCTCCAGCGGCACGCGGGTTGTTCGACAAAGCGATCGTCCAGAGTGGACCGTGCGGCAACAATTTCGTGTCACAGCCGGACGCACAGCGACGCGGCGACCGCTTCGCAGCGGGTCTCGGTTGCACCGCGCCCGCGGACGTCGCCGCCTGCCTGCGTGCCGTTCCCGCCGCCACGCTGGCCGGACAGGACACCGCCGACGCCTTCCGCGCGGACAACCGGCTCCAGGACCTGCCCTGGAGCCCGGTAGCCGGAACCACCGCGCTCCCCCGCCAACCGCTCGACGCACTCCGCGCCGGCGCCGCCGCGGGCGTCCCGCTGATCCAAGGCGTCGACCGCGACGAAGTGCGCCCGTTCGTCGCGCTGGAAAACGACGCTCGCGGAAAACCGGTGACCGCGGCGAGCTATCCGGTCGCGCTGCGAGCGCTTTTCGGCCCCGGCTCCGGCCGGGTGCTCGCCGAATACCCGGCTGACCGGTTCCCCACCCCCGGGATCGCGCTGGCGACGATGCTGACCGACCGGGGAGCAAAACTCGGCGCGTGCCCCGCGGCGGCCGCCGACCGGGCCGCGGCACGGTACGCGCCGGTCTACGCCTATGAATTCGCGCAGGACGACGGGCAGCGCATCCTGGACTTTCCTCTCGGCGCCGCGCACGGATCCGAACTTCCTTACCTGTTCGACGGAACGTTCGCCGGACCGCGCGCCACCCCGCCGAGCGCCGAGCGTATTTCCTTGGCCCGCCAGTTGATCGGGTACTGGTCCGCGTTCGCAAGAACCGGCGATCCTGCCTCCGCCGGTTCTCCGCGATGGCCGCGCTACCGACCGGACGCGGCCATGCCTTCCTTCACCGCCGCCGGCATCGGCCGGATCGACTTCACGGCCGAACACCATTGCCCGTTCTGGGAAAGCGTCCGCCGATGA